In Malassezia japonica chromosome 2, complete sequence, one DNA window encodes the following:
- a CDS encoding uncharacterized protein (EggNog:ENOG503Q3UX), whose product MFKNLLNKEKKKIEKEVLGSSGKGSGKQGSGHGGHSGGGAGHGGGGHGHGAAGAGAGAGAGAGAAGVAGGAAASRHGAGHGAHAGGKPDITTFDLAGLPVHVYGLNNLTPASPNGVPDVCINVHMHGRTGSAKNEESLATELYTNTMNERAALAQSARARDFLLVTFDSRNHGQRKTNPQGQKSWKEGNPTHGVDMYGMIRGTAADVSFIIQMLPAYLFPNDERRVSIFTVTGKSLGGHSSWQVLAHEPLIRIGVSFIGTPDFQKLVAMRAKKSNLSDTPPTVPGSLRALLQRVDPAAQPYREAGPQNPFFGKKICACSGADDTLVRFSYSQEFLENLVVAPPGSDEARRSLQVYVQPNTGHTVTSEMLRIGAQWLTQWALPY is encoded by the exons ATGTTCAAGAACCTGCTCAACAAGGAAAAGAAGAAGATCGAGAAGGAGGTGCTTGGCTCGAGCGGAAAAGGCTCCGGCAAGCAAGGCAGTGGCCACGGCGGAcacagcggcggcggtgccggCCATGGTGGAGGCGGCCATggccacggcgcggcgggtgCCGGAGCGGGTGCGGGCGCTGGTGCTGGTGCGGCGGGTGTCGCGGGTGGTGCAGCGGCCTCGCGTCACGGCGCGGGCCATGGCGCGCATGCCGGCGGCAAGCCGGACATCACGACGTTTGACCTCGCGGGCCTGCCTGTGCACGTCTATGGTCTGAACAACCTGACGCCTGCCTCGCCGAACGGTGTGCCCGACGTCTGCATCAATGTGCACATGCACGGACGTACCGGCTCTGCGAAGAACGAGGAGTCCCTCGCCACCGAGCTGTACACCAACACTATgaacgagcgcgcggcgctcgcgcagtcGGCCCGTGCGCGCGACTTTTTGCTCGTGACCTTTGACTCGCGCAACCACGGCCAACGCAAGACGAACCCCCAGGGCCAGAAGTCGTGGAAGGAGGGCAACCCTACACATGG cgtcGACATGTACGGCATGAtccgcggcacggcggccgATGTATCGTTTATCATCCAGATGCTGCCTGCTTATCTCTTCCCTAatgacgagcgccgcgtctcgATCTTTACCGTAACCGGTAAGAGTCTCGGCGGTCACTCGTCGTGGCAGGTGCTTGCAC ATGAGCCGCTGATTCGCATCGGCGTGTCGTTCATCGGGACGCCCGATTTCCAGAAGCTCGTGGCGATGCGTGCCAAGAAGTCGAACCTGTCCGATACACCGCCGACGGTCCccggctcgctgcgcgcgctgctgcagcgcgtggaCCCTGCTGCACAGCCCtaccgcgaggcgggccCGCAGAACCCCTTCTTTGGCAAGAAGATCtgcgcgtgcagcggcgcggacgacacgctcgtgcgcttCTCGTACTCGCAAGAGTTCCTGGAGAACCTCGTCGTGGCCCCTCCGGGCTCGGACGaggcacgccgcagccTCCAGGTGTATGTACAGCCGAACACGGGCCACACCGTGACCAGCGAGA TGCTCCGCATCGGTGCCCAGTGGCTCACGCAGTGGGCACTGCCTTATTAA
- a CDS encoding uncharacterized protein (SECRETED:SignalP(1-20); EggNog:ENOG503Q3UX), with protein MLIQLWFVLLGLLMLPGSQANLPPPAPLPPPPPPPNSKPLPQPMPVSKRIFNLGGLVVNVYGLDLLAPEVNGTKPDISVLIHMHGRSHSALDEEPLVQILFGNVRQHMTDDPARSKNDFLLATFDAPDHGNRTTMKQEQDDYSTGNKQFGIDQYAMIVGDAKDASFLIDFLPSYVFPNGERQITNWTISGRSMGGHAAWHVLADDPRVETGVVFIGSPDYFKLLEGRTAENKIPMEPPYVPNTFMQTLNRTNPANKPYTSYNPKLNPFWGKRIFAGNGAADPLVHFAYSSEFLSNLVLGPKGDDDAEQSLEIYVQPDVPHTVTTEMLELAGRWVYRWTIAKKPLLLQPPPKIPAATEARPPTSAVVQTSYAQKPTTI; from the exons ATGTTGATCCAGCTATGGTTCGTGCTGCTCGGGCTGCTGATGCTCCCCGGCAGCCAGGCGAATCTACCTCCTCCAGCGCCGCTGCCCCCGCCCCCTCCGCCGCCGAATTCCAAGCCACTGCCCCAACCGATGCCGGTGAGCAAGCGTATTTTTAATTTGGGTGGGCTCGTAGTGAACGTGTACGGCCTCGATCTTTTGGCACCGGAGGTGAATGGAACGAAGCCCGACATTAGCGTCCTGATCCACATGCACGGCCGCTcgcactcggcgctcgacgaggagccgcTCGTGCAGATTCTCTTTGGCAACGTCCGCCAACACATGACCGACGACCCGGCGCGGTCCAAGAACGACTTTTTGCTCGCGACGTTTGACGCACCGGACCACGGCAACCGCACGACGATGAAGCAGGAGCAGGACGACTACTCCACCGGAAACAAGCAGTTTGG CATCGACCAATACGCCATGATCG TGGGTGATGCCAAGGATGCCTCGTTTTTGATTGATTTCCTGCCGTCGTACGTCTTTCCCaacggcgagcgccagaTCACGAACTGGACCATCTCTGGACGTAGCATGGGCGGCCACGCCGCGTGGCACGTCCTGGCCG ACGACCCCCGTGTGGAGACGGGCGTTGTGTTTATCGGGTCGCCCGACTACTTCAAGTTGCTCGAAGGCCGTACGGCAGAGAACAAGATCCCGATGGAGCCCCCCTATGTCCCCAACACGTTCATGCAGACGCTGAACCGGACGAACCCGGCAAACAAGCCATATACCTCGTACAACCCCAAGCTCAATCCTTTCTGGGGTAAGCGCATCTTTGCCGGCAACGGTGCGGCGGATCCGCTGGTCCACTTTGCCTACTCATCCGAGTTCCTCTCGAACCTGGTCCTGGGCCCCAAGGGAGACGATGATGCCGAACAGTCGCTCGAGATTTATGTGCAGCCCGACGTGCCGCACACGGTGACGACCGAGA TGCTTGAGCTTGCAGGTCGTTGGGTATATCGCTGGACGATTGCCAAGAAGCCtctgctgctgcagccCCCGCCAAAGATTCCCGCCGCAACCGAGGCACGGCCGCccacgagcgccgtggTGCAGACGAGCTATGCTCAGAAGCCTACTACGATTTAA